A window from Salvia miltiorrhiza cultivar Shanhuang (shh) chromosome 2, IMPLAD_Smil_shh, whole genome shotgun sequence encodes these proteins:
- the LOC131009005 gene encoding nicotianamine synthase-like — MVCVREPLVQKVQQLYDRISKLEDLRPSKEVDAVFTELVHVCIPPHPIDPAKLCPEIQEMRAKLISLCGRAEGLMEQHFSTLLAAFDRPLDHLPLFPYHSNYLKLARLESDLLAPHCPHPPARVAFVGSGPLPLTSIVLAAHHLRSTVFHNFDIDASANAMAAKLVAPHPDIAARMGFYTGDIMHVPGGVLRQYDVVFLAALVGMDVEEKMHVVEHLAANMAPGAILMLRSAHGARAFLYPVVDPRLLRGFQLLSLYHPTDDVINSVVVARRCPSPHPHPHPQPHPHPLCTKCSEIHPFNNLQINLIDDLVAVEDVHHC, encoded by the coding sequence atggTTTGCGTGAGAGAGCCTCTGGTTCAGAAAGTGCAGCAGCTATACGATCGCATCTCGAAGCTTGAGGATCTCCGCCCCTCGAAAGAGGTGGACGCCGTCTTCACCGAGCTGGTCCACGTCTGCATTCCCCCTCACCCCATCGACCCGGCCAAGCTCTGCCCCGAGATCCAGGAGATGCGCGCCAAGCTCATCTCCCTCTGCGGCCGCGCCGAGGGCCTCATGGAGCAGCACTTCTCCACCCTCCTCGCCGCCTTCGACCGCCCCCTCGACCACCTCCCCCTCTTCCCCTACCACTCCAACTACCTCAAGCTCGCCCGCCTCGAATCCGACCTCCTCGCCCCCCACTGCCCCCACCCCCCCGCCCGCGTCGCCTTCGTCGGCTCCGGCCCCCTCCCCCTCACCTCCATCGTCCTCGCCGCCCACCACCTCCGCTCCACCGTCTTCCACAACTTCGACATCGACGCCTCCGCCAACGCCATGGCGGCCAAGCTCGTCGCCCCGCACCCGGACATCGCCGCCCGGATGGGGTTCTACACGGGCGACATCATGCACGTGCCGGGGGGCGTGCTCCGCCAGTACGACGTCGTGTTCCTGGCGGCGCTGGTGGGGATGGACGTCGAGGAGAAGATGCATGTGGTGGAGCATTTGGCCGCCAACATGGCCCCCGGCGCCATCCTCATGCTCCGCAGCGCCCACGGCGCCCGCGCCTTCCTCTACCCCGTCGTCGACCCCCGCCTCCTCCGCGGCTTCCAGCTCCTCTCCCTCTACCACCCCACCGACGACGTCATCAACTCCGTCGTCGTCGCCAGGAGGTGCCCCagcccccacccccacccccacccccaaccccacccccacccgcTTTGCACCAAGTGCTCCGAGATCCACCCTTTCAATAACCTGCAGATCAATCTCATCGACGACCTCGTCGCCGTCGAAGACGTCCATCACTGCTAG
- the LOC131008941 gene encoding uncharacterized protein LOC131008941 — MDTHGDSGSNTTRKPSRKRRSNLIRRPLNESESPQENRDSISLSSTPSDHVSDAPSVGKESLTPSLNLGDAITVHRSYDEGDTLDESTNLRSSFEDNPAAASWKSQQMKDNKMSEQAIGDYHSEPLGTASDGTGNKVNKVKLKVGGVTHTIHTRSSSGSSSIAGTFAAKSSSDANYPLPKANRQENLNLHDINEKANLKLRGVPWKDFSRTGFAFGKVDSFGADIPEESVKQAVKHDRPSKNKSMIKKYSDDEVYDEDDDEIRYLQKLKTSRIASYDNTEYEDGTIRSRKLRKISRVMDRNIEDSSLAIRDYGSSRSAKERMKSRSARAPEDTGYTEEEESASDGQIEHKNKKQRKSPLDAAKNSKESSITTRRRATLSGREVSPGLDAKSIQFPDGLPPAPPRKTKEQLSEVEQQLKRAEAAQRRRIQNEKASRESEAEAIRKILGQDSSRKRREDKIKKRQQELAQERNANGATVAPDAVRWVMGPSGTVVTFPAEVGLPSIFEPKSCSYPPPREKCAGPSCTNVYKYRDSKSKLPLCSLQCYKALLEKAQPLHAC, encoded by the exons ATGGATACCCATGGAGACTCTGGGAGTAATACAACACGCAAACCTTCGAGGAAAAGGAGGAGTAATTTGATACGTCGTCCTTTGAATGAATCCGAATCTCCCCAAGAAAATAGAGATTCCATCTCATTATCATCAACTCCATCAGACCACGTGAGTGATGCACCAAGTGTGGGCAAGGAGTCCTTAACACCATCACTAAACCTTGGTGATGCTATAACCGTGCATAGGAGTTATGACGAAGGTGACACATTGGATGAATCAACTAACCTCAGAAGTTCTTTTGAAGATAATCCTGCAGCAGCTAGCTGGAAGAGTCAGCAAATGAAGGACAATAAGATGAGCGAACAAGCGATTGGTGATTACCATTCTGAGCCACTAGGAACAGCATCTGATGGAACTGGAAACAAAGTCAATAAGGTAAAACTCAAGGTTGGAGGTGTAACACACACCATTCACACAAGATCTAGTTCCGGCAGTTCTTCAATAGCTGGAACTTTTGCTGCAAAGTCTTCGTCAGATGCAAATTATCCTCTCCCTAAGGCGAACCGTCAG GAAAATCTTAATCTTCATGATATAAATGAAAAGGCGAATCTTAAACTTCGCGGTGTGCCATGGAAAGATTTTTCAAGGACTGGTTTTGCTTTTGGAAAAGTGGATTCTTTTGGGGCAGATATACCTGAGGAATCTGTCAAGCAAGCTGTAAAGCATGATAGGCCATCTAAAAACAAGTCCATGATCAAGAAGTATTCGGATGATGAAGTATatgatgaggatgatgatgagATTCGGTACCTTCAAAAGCTCAAAACTTCAAGAATCGCATCTTATGATAATACAGAGTATGAAGATGGTACCATTAGGAGCAGGAAATTACGGAAGATCTCTAGGGTAATGGATAGAAATATTGAAGATTCTTCTTTGGCTATTAGAGATTATGGCTCCTCGAGATCAGCCAAAGAACGTATGAAATCCAGATCTGCAAGAGCACCTGAAGATACTGGATATACGGAGGAGGAAGAATCAGCATCTGATGGTCAGATCGAACACAAGAATAAGAAACAGAGAAAGTCACCACTTGATGCCGCTAAAAACTCCAAAGAAAGCTCAATCACTACCCGCCGTAGAGCTACTTTATCTGGCAGAGAGGTCTCACCTGGTTTGGATGCTAAATCTATCCAATTCCCAGACGGGTTGCCGCCTGCCCCACCAAGAA AGACAAAGGAACAACTATCAGAAGTGGAGCAACAACTGAAAAGAGCTGAGGCTGCCCAAAGGCGTAGGATACAAAATGAAAAGGCTTCTCGTGAATCTGAG GCTGAGGCAATCAGAAAAATCTTGGGTCAAGATTCCAGTAGGAAAAGGCGAGAGGATAAGATTAAAAAACGGCAGCAGGAGCTAGCACAG GAGAGGAATGCGAATGGTGCTACAGTCGCACCCGATGCTGTTAGATGGGTCATGGGACCTTCAGGGACAGTCGTAACGTTTCCTGCTGAGGTTGGCCTTCCAAGCATCTTCGAACCCAAGTCTTGCAG CTATCCTCCACCACGAGAGAAATGTGCCGGCCCGTCTTGTACAAATGTGTACAAGTACAGAGATTCCAAGTCGAAGCTTCCTCTTTGCAGCCTGCAGTGCTACAAGGCACTACTTGAGAAGGCACAACCACTACATGCTTGTTAA
- the LOC131009042 gene encoding universal stress protein A-like protein isoform X1 — MGEKGKKILVGVDEGEESGYALSWCLQNLLSHSNSEDTLILLFAKTPLPIYSAIDSTGYLFSQNIVATMDTYANQVADAVMQKASTLCSTFNHQAKVETMVEHGDPRDVICQVAERLKVDLLVLGSHGYGLIKRLIYFNFWINYLCILITIIFLRYTKQCELLFVNSEL; from the exons ATGGGAGAAAAGGGGAAGAAGATATTAGTTGGTGTTGATGAAGGCGAGGAGAGTGGGTACGCGCTCTCATGGTGCCTCCAAAATTTGCTATCTCACTCTAATTCCGAAGATACCCTTATCCTACTCTTCGCCAAGACGCCCCTGCCTATCTACTCAGCCATCGACTCAAcag GGTAcctattttctcaaaatatagTGGCCACGATGGACACGTACGCCAATCAAGTGGCTGACGCCGTTATGCAGAAGGCTTCTACACTTTGCTCAACCTTTAATCACCag GCTAAGGTGGAGACGATGGTGGAGCATGGCGATCCAAGGGATGTGATATGCCAGGTGGCAGAGAGGTTGAAGGTTGACTTATTGGTGTTGGGAAGCCATGGCTATGGTCTTATTAAGAGgttaatttactttaatttctgGATCAATTACTTGTGCATCTTAATTACCATAATATTCCTAAGGTATACCAAGCAATGCGAACTCTTATTTGTGAACAGTGAGCTTTAG
- the LOC131009042 gene encoding universal stress protein A-like protein isoform X2 yields the protein MGEKGKKILVGVDEGEESGYALSWCLQNLLSHSNSEDTLILLFAKTPLPIYSAIDSTGYLFSQNIVATMDTYANQVADAVMQKASTLCSTFNHQAKVETMVEHGDPRDVICQVAERLKVDLLVLGSHGYGLIKRTFLGSVSQHCAQQVKCPVLIVKKPTN from the exons ATGGGAGAAAAGGGGAAGAAGATATTAGTTGGTGTTGATGAAGGCGAGGAGAGTGGGTACGCGCTCTCATGGTGCCTCCAAAATTTGCTATCTCACTCTAATTCCGAAGATACCCTTATCCTACTCTTCGCCAAGACGCCCCTGCCTATCTACTCAGCCATCGACTCAAcag GGTAcctattttctcaaaatatagTGGCCACGATGGACACGTACGCCAATCAAGTGGCTGACGCCGTTATGCAGAAGGCTTCTACACTTTGCTCAACCTTTAATCACCag GCTAAGGTGGAGACGATGGTGGAGCATGGCGATCCAAGGGATGTGATATGCCAGGTGGCAGAGAGGTTGAAGGTTGACTTATTGGTGTTGGGAAGCCATGGCTATGGTCTTATTAAGAG GACATTTCTCGGTAGTGTGAGTCAACATTGCGCGCAGCAGGTGAAATGCCCAGTTCTGATTGTGAAGAAGCCCACAAATTAA
- the LOC131008957 gene encoding calreticulin-like translates to MAIVRRRSLIATPLSLAITLSLLLAVASAAVFFEERFDDGWESRWVKSEWKKDENMAGEWNYTSGKWSGDANDKGIQTSEDYRFYAISAEFPEFSNKDKTLVFQFSVKHEQKLDCGGGYMKLLSGEVDQKKFGGDTPYSIMFGPDICGYTTKKVHAILTYNDKNNLIKKDVPCETDQLSHVYTFILRPDATYSILIDNVEKQTGSLYSDWDLLPPKQIKDPEAKKPEDWDDKEFIPDPEDVKPEGYDDIPKEVADPDAKKPEDWDDEEDGEWTAPTIPNPEYKGPWKAKKIKNPNYKGKWKAPMIDNPEFKDDPELYVFPKLKYVGIELWQVKSGTLFDNVLVSDDPEYAKKVAEETWGKQKDAEKAAFDEAEKKREEEESKNDPAADSDAEDGGDESDVEGEDAEDDSKVDPIDDPVASVDDDAHDEL, encoded by the exons ATGGCCATAGTAAGGAGAAGATCGCTGATCGCAACGCCTCTCTCTCTAGctattactctctctctcctcctcgcCGTCGCCTCTGCCGCCGTATTCTTCGAGGAGCGCTTCGATG ATGGATGGGAGAGTCGGTGGGTCAAATCTGAGTGGAAGAAGGATGAGAACATGGCTGGCGAGTGGAATTACACTTCTGGAAAATGGAGTGGAGATGCCAATGACAAAG GTATCCAGACCAGTGAAGACTATAGGTTTTATGCCATCTCTGCCGAATTCCCTGAATTTAGCAACAAGGATAAGACCttagtttttcaattttctgTCAAGCATGAACAGAAACTTGATTGTGGTGGTGGATACATGAAATTGCTCAGTGGTGAGGTTGACCAGAAGAAATTTGGTGGTGACACTCCATACAG CATCATGTTTGGGCCAGATATCTGTGGTTACACCACCAAAAAGGTTCATGCTATTCTCACATACAATGACAAAAACAACTTGATCAAGAAGGATGTTCCGTGCGAGACTGATCAACTCTCTCATGTATATACTTTCATTCTCCGACCTGATGCTACCTACAGCATCCTCATCGACAATGTGGAGAAGCAGACTGGGAGCTTGTACTCTGACTGGGATCTTTTACCACCAAAGCAGATCAAGGACCCTGAAGCCAAGAAG CCTGAAGATTGGGATGACAAGGAATTCATTCCTGATCCTGAAGACGTGAAGCCAGAG GGTTATGATGACATCCCCAAGGAGGTTGCCGACCCTGATGCCAAAAAG CCTGAGGACTGGGATGATGAGGAGGATGGTGAGTGGACTGCACCTACCATTCCCAACCCTGAGTACAAGGGACCATGGAAGGCAAAG AAAATTAAGAACCCCAACTACAAGGGCAAGTGGAAGGCACCAATGATTGATAACCCAg AGTTCAAGGATGACCCTGAACTATATGTTTTCCCAAAGCTCAAGTATGTAGGCATCGAGTTGTGGCAg GTTAAATCTGGAACCTTGTTTGACAATGTTCTTGTAAGTGATGACCCTGAATATGCCAAGAAGGTCGCAGAAGAAACATGGGGAAAGCAAAAGGAT GCTGAGAAGGCTGCTTTTGATGAGGCAgaaaagaagagagaggaggAGGAATCAAAGAATGATCCAGCTGCTGATTCTGAT GCTGAGGATGGAGGTGACGAGTCCGATGTTGAAGGTGAAGACGCTGAGGATGATTCCAAAGTGGACCCCATCGATGACCCTGTAGCTTCGGTTGACGATGATGCGCAT GATGAGCTATAG
- the LOC131009007 gene encoding RNA pseudouridine synthase 1, which yields MTRMPFSHSNALLRITRPVRFSSMAAEAFTNSSQVQPENAPQTVANYPIPLSPPPPLLSKNVELNRALTASSKSSLFSLSRNDVLFEDEWLIAVNKPQGIYCESILSSVRSLLSPDQEEQVKLQELHLSNRLDRDTSGVTVITKSHKVAAKLVKAFTDHMVKKTYLALCVGSVPKWDKIIVKSGHGRSKHGAWRVYAVSDIGRTLPGGSSIRDMETLVEVLSINGKGCSQEPLGLEKHVENTIVVKEKSEITPTEKSEVLVRAYPRSGRTHQIRLHCQFLGIPIRGDVKYDGVYEWKERIYEGHELHAESLSFEHPVTGYSVLIQAPLPLWASEALSYL from the exons ATGACAAGAATGCCCTTCAGTCACTCCAATGCCCTCCTCCGAATTACCAGACCTGTCCGGTTCTCGTCAATGGCGGCGGAAGCCTTCACGAATTCTTCTCAAGTTCAACCGGAAAACGCCCCTCAAACAGTGGCCAATTACCCTATCCCACTCTCCCCTCCGCCACCGCTTCTATCCAAGAACGTTGAGCTGAACAGGGCTTTAACGGCATCGTCCAAATCTtccctcttttctctctctagaaatgaCGTACTATTCGAAGATGAGTGGCTCATTGCTGTCAATAAGCCTCAAGGGATTTACTGCGAATCCATTTTGTCTTCAGTTCGGAGTCTTCTGAGCCCTGATCAAG AGGAGCAAGTGAAGTTGCAAGAACTCCATCTATCTAATAGGCTAGATCGTGATACGAGTGGTGTTACGGTCATAACAAAGTCTCATAAAGTGGCAGCCAAGCTTGTTAAAGCATTTACAGATCACATGGTCAAGAAGACTTACCTTGCGCTTTGTGTTGGTTCAGTTCCGAAATGGGATAAGATCATCGTAAAATCTGGTCATGGTCGATCAAAGCATGGAGCCTGGCGTGTCTATGCTGTTTCTGATATTGGTCGGACACTTCCTGGTGGATCATCCATTCGAGACATGGAAACACTTGTTGAAGTTTTATCAATAAATGGGAAAGGTTGCTCGCAAGAGCCCCTTGGATTGGAGAAACATGTAGAAAATACCATTGTAGTTAAGGAAAAATCAGAAATTACACCTACTGAGAAATCAGAGGTTCTAGTGAGAGCATACCCTAGAAGTGGAAGAACACACCAGATTCGTCTGCATTGCCAGTTTCTTGGAATTCCAATTAGAGGGGATGTGAAATATGATGGTGTCTATGAATGGAAAGAGAGAATATATGAAGGACATGAACTTCATGCAGAAAGCTTGTCTTTTGAACATCCTGTTACAGGTTATTCAGTTTTGATTCAGGCACCTTTGCCCTTGTGGGCTAGCGAAGCACTATCATATTTGTAG
- the LOC131008925 gene encoding probable cyclic nucleotide-gated ion channel 16, whose product MNNLRLVAGGSLLHEHEQEWWRQVLDPGGEIVNRWNRIFFAICMIALYIDPLFFYLIRVEPQHNCLSIEYHLAGFLVLIRTIVDLFSAIHILIKFRTAFIAPNSTVFGRGDLVTDTNLIAARYLKRNFAIDLAAALPLPQCVVWGVMPMSTSRTNNHVNHTISLLIILQYIPRLIIIFPLNWRIIKNTGVVAKTAWTGAAYNLILYLLASHALGAIWYLMSVERIYSCWRDYCAVEGRSVCNTGYFDCVSTLPGRETWHNSTLVFQRCDGRTGVYNFGMFEIALHDHIASVNFFEKYFYCLWFGLKSLSSYGQSMEASAKVSETIFGILVCITGLLFFSLLIGNVQTYLQSTTARLEEWRVKRRDTEEWMRHRQLPPNLQERVRRFVQYNWLSTRGVKEEEILQELPLDIRREVQKHLCLDLVRRVPFFSKMDNQLLDAICQRLVSSLNTKGTYIVREGDPVNEMLFIIRGQLESSTTDGGRSGFFNSITLKVGDFCGEELLNWALMATSHLNLPASTRTVRCITEVEAFALRADDLKFFASQFKRLHSKRLQHSFRYYSHQWRTWGACILQAAWRRHRRRKLADELSRHESMLNFRDLDDDDDDGSSRRGSTSVTAALLAKRFAKNTRKGITLRKLKILAGDSTSPIPKLFKPHDP is encoded by the exons atgaacaATCTCCGGTTGGTGGCGGGCGGGTCCCTCCTCCACGAGCACGAGCAGGAATGGTGGCGGCAGGTCCTGGATCCGGGCGGCGAGATAGTGAACCGATGGAACCGCATCTTCTTCGCGATCTGCATGATCGCTCTGTACATCGATCCCCTCTTCTTCTACCTGATCCGTGTGGAGCCCCAGCACAACTGCCTCAGCATCGAATACCACCTCGCCGGCTTCCTCGTCCTCATCCGCACCATCGTCGACCTCTTCTCCGCCATCCACATCCTCATCAAGTTCCGCACCGCCTTCATCGCCCCCAACTCCACCGTCTTCGGCCGAGGCGATCTCGTCACCGACACCAACCTCATCGCCGCCCGCTATCTCAAGCGCAACTTCGCCATCGACCTCGCCGCcgccctccccctcccccag TGCGTGGTGTGGGGCGTGATGCCAATGTCAACATCTCGAACCAACAACCATGTGAATCACACCATCAGTCTGCTAATCATCCTTCAATACATCCCGCGcctcatcatcatcttccctcTCAATTGGCGGATCATCAAGAACACCGGCGTCGTCGCCAAAACTGCTTGGACCGGAGCAGCCTACAATCTCATCCTTTACTTGTTAGCAAGTCAT GCTCTGGGAGCAATTTGGTATTTGATGTCTGTGGAGAGAATCTACTCATGCTGGAGAGATTACTGCGCAGTGGAAGGGAGATCGGTTTGCAACACTGGCTATTTCGATTGCGTATCCACTCTCCCGGGGCGTGAAACTTGGCATAACTCCACGCTCGTCTTCCAGAGATGCGATGGCAGAACTGGCGTTTACAATTTCGGAATGTTCGAGATTGCTTTGCACGATCACATTGCCTCGGTCAATTTCTTCGAGAAATACTTTTATTGCCTCTGGTTTGGCTTGAAAAGTCTGAG CTCATACGGGCAGAGTATGGAGGCGAGTGCGAAGGTAAGTGAGACAATTTTTGGCATTCTGGTTTGCATTACGGGGCTACTCTTCTTCTCGCTTCTCATAGGCAACGTGCAG ACGTATCTACAATCTACAACAGCAAGACTTGAAGAATGGAGAGTGAAGCGACGAGACACGGAGGAATGGATGCGACACCGGCAGCTGCCGCCGAACCTGCAGGAACGCGTGAGGCGATTCGTGCAGTACAACTGGCTCTCCACCAGAGGCGTCAAGGAGGAAGAGATTCTCCAAGAATTGCCTCTCGACATCCGCCGCGAGGTCCAGAAGCATCTCTGCCTAGATCTCGTTCGTCGC GTGCCTTTCTTCTCAAAGATGGACAACCAGCTCCTTGATGCAATATGCCAGCGGCTGGTGTCATCCCTAAACACGAAAGGCACGTACATCGTACGGGAGGGCGATCCGGTGAACGAGATGCTCTTCATAATCCGGGGGCAGCTGGAGAGCTCGACGACGGACGGCGGGCGCTCGGGGTTCTTCAACTCCATAACCCTAAAGGTGGGCGATTTCTGCGGCGAGGAGCTGCTCAATTGGGCTCTCATGGCCACCTCCCACCTCAACCTCCCGGCGTCCACGCGGACCGTCCGCTGCATCACCGAGGTGGAGGCCTTCGCCCTCCGCGCCGACGACCTCAAGTTCTTCGCCTCCCAGTTCAAGCGCCTCCACAGCAAGCGCCTCCAGCACTCCTTCCGCTACTACTCCCACCAGTGGCGCACGTGGGGGGCCTGCATCTTGCAGGCCGCCTGGCGCCGCCACCGCCGGAGGAAGCTCGCTGATGAGCTCTCCAGGCATGAGTCCATGCTCAATTTCCGCGATCTagacgacgacgacgatgatGGCTCCTCTCGCCGCGGGAGCACTTCAGTCACTGCTGCTCTCCTAGCTAAGAGATTTGCCAAGAATACAAGGAAAGGGATCACTCTTCGCAAGCTCAAAATTCTTGCTGGAGACTCCACTTCACCAATACCCAAGCTCTTTAAGCCTCATGAcccttaa